A single region of the Vicia villosa cultivar HV-30 ecotype Madison, WI linkage group LG4, Vvil1.0, whole genome shotgun sequence genome encodes:
- the LOC131600458 gene encoding uncharacterized protein LOC131600458: MNWFGVDQDVWEKTLSYQVLEKDLAIFGFFIALGRSTWFFLLSNGFNTLDEQVEDFIRHLIVGSVVYYPELLSVSSYQLYVEVVCEELDLLPFYPGNVNTAKQLHMHKTKHEGPPNAEAVPQALDICSRWMKSFIKYSTWLESPSNVKADRYLSIGHKKLLECMEVRMLK, from the exons ATGAATTGGTTTGGAGTAGATCAAGATGTGTGGGAGAAGACACTGTCGTATCAG GTTTTGGAGAAAGATTTAGCAATATTTGGGTTCTTTATTGCTTTAGGAAGAAGTACGTGGTTCTTTCTTTTATCAAATGGTTTCAATACTCTAGATGAACAAGTTGAAGATTTTATAAG GCATCTCATTGTAGGAAGTGTTGTATATTATCCTGAGCTCTTGTCTGTAAGTTCATATCAATTGTACGTGGAG GTAGTTTGTGAAGAGTTGGATTTGCTTCCTTTTTATCCTGGAAACGTCAATACTGCAAAACAGCTTCACATGCATAAAACTAAACATGAAGGTCCTCCAAATGCTGAAGCAGTGCCCCAAGCACTAGATATTTGCTCTCGTTGGATGAAGAGCTTTATAAAATACAGTACATGGCTAGAGAGCCCTTCTAATGTGAAGGCGGATAGATATTTGTCAATAGG GCACAAGAAGTTGTTGGAGTGCATGGAAGTTAGGATGCTAAAGTAA